From a single Coriobacteriaceae bacterium genomic region:
- a CDS encoding sensor histidine kinase KdpD: MQRDASDTRVNPDLILKAIEKDEAADDARTSRGHLKIFFGYAAGAGKTYAMLQAAHAAKRRGVDVVAGYIEPHERPATAHLAQGLENVPCKLIEHNGIALSEFDLDTAIERAPQLILVDELAHTNAPGSRHDKRYQDVEELLHAGIDVYTTVNVQHIESLNDMVASITGVVVSERIPDRIFDDADQVELVDIEPEDLLERLRAGLVYRPAQADRAQQHFFTVENLTALREIALRRCADRTGHLTDAARVLGNRDYYTRERILVCVSPAPTNPRIVRAAARMAKAFRSELVALFVESPRTQAMSDDERAKLAANIALAEQLGAHMETVYGDDIAFQISEFARLSGISKIVMGRTGERSSVRQALFGRKSLVEQLITFAPNLDIYIIPDQSTPPSRPKGRRRAVALQPPNSRNVLRTLALSLVATAIGTAFRHLGFADSSIISLYILTALLTAVTTTGRICTIVSSVLSVVLYNFCFVTPLFSLASYDRSYLVTFGIMFATAMVAGELTARIADNARTSAENAFKTRVLLETNQLLQQAHSAKECARVAMNQLVKLLKLDVVFYTAEHGTLGKTLYESAGTENRSASLFTDYERAVATWTYTNNKRAGASTRTLPEARCLYLAVRTGDKVFGVIGIDLEGREIEAFEHSIVLSIVGECALALESDRAAQEREEAAVLAKNEQLRANLLRSIGHDLRTPLTAISGSAAILRKSDEKLSLEQRCDLADAIYDDSLWLIDTVENLLAITRVEDGTIRLNLTSELIDEVIEAALSHVAQASHGRAVTIEHTDDILLVRIDVHLIMQVLTNLIMNAFKYTPEDSTVTISARREGAFVVVDVADDGPGVADCDKSHIFERFFTSGNTRPVDSRRSIGLGLSLCRSIVEAHGGVIEVRNNHPHGAVFRFTLPAEEIEIHE; encoded by the coding sequence ATGCAGCGCGACGCATCGGACACTCGCGTCAACCCAGACCTCATCCTCAAGGCAATTGAGAAAGACGAGGCCGCCGATGACGCTCGAACCAGCCGGGGACACCTCAAGATTTTCTTTGGCTACGCTGCTGGCGCAGGCAAAACCTATGCGATGCTTCAAGCCGCCCACGCCGCCAAGCGGCGAGGTGTCGACGTCGTCGCGGGATACATCGAGCCGCACGAACGTCCGGCAACTGCCCATCTTGCACAAGGGCTTGAGAACGTGCCCTGTAAACTCATCGAGCACAACGGCATTGCGCTCAGCGAGTTCGATCTAGATACGGCTATCGAACGCGCCCCTCAGCTCATCCTTGTCGACGAGCTTGCCCATACGAATGCGCCGGGGTCTCGCCACGACAAACGCTATCAAGACGTCGAGGAACTTCTACATGCGGGAATCGACGTCTATACGACCGTGAACGTTCAGCACATCGAGAGCCTAAACGACATGGTTGCATCCATCACCGGCGTTGTCGTGAGCGAACGAATCCCCGACCGTATCTTCGATGATGCCGACCAGGTCGAGCTCGTCGACATAGAGCCCGAAGACCTACTTGAGCGCCTTCGCGCCGGCCTCGTCTACCGTCCCGCACAAGCCGACCGAGCGCAACAGCATTTTTTTACCGTCGAGAACCTCACCGCACTCCGAGAAATCGCGCTGCGCCGCTGCGCCGATCGCACCGGCCACCTCACAGACGCCGCACGCGTGCTGGGAAACCGTGACTACTACACCAGGGAGCGTATCTTAGTCTGTGTCTCCCCGGCGCCGACCAATCCCCGCATCGTCCGTGCCGCCGCGCGCATGGCGAAAGCGTTTCGCAGCGAGCTCGTCGCCCTGTTCGTAGAGAGCCCGCGCACGCAAGCCATGAGCGATGATGAGCGCGCCAAGCTTGCAGCCAATATCGCCCTAGCCGAGCAGCTCGGAGCACATATGGAAACCGTCTATGGCGACGACATCGCGTTTCAGATCTCCGAGTTCGCGCGCCTGTCGGGTATTTCGAAGATCGTCATGGGGCGCACGGGCGAGCGCAGCAGCGTCCGTCAGGCCCTCTTCGGCCGCAAATCTCTCGTAGAACAGCTCATAACATTCGCCCCGAACCTCGACATTTACATCATTCCAGACCAGTCGACTCCGCCCTCCCGGCCCAAAGGACGCCGCCGCGCGGTCGCCCTGCAGCCGCCCAACAGCCGAAACGTGCTTCGCACGCTGGCCCTCTCTCTTGTCGCCACGGCGATCGGCACGGCTTTCCGCCATCTGGGATTTGCCGATTCCAGCATCATATCCCTCTATATCCTCACGGCCCTGCTGACCGCCGTCACCACGACGGGGCGTATCTGCACGATCGTATCGAGCGTGCTCTCTGTAGTGCTTTACAACTTCTGCTTCGTCACGCCTCTGTTTTCGCTCGCCAGCTACGACCGAAGCTATCTGGTCACGTTCGGCATCATGTTCGCTACCGCTATGGTCGCCGGCGAGTTAACTGCGCGCATCGCCGACAACGCCCGTACCTCCGCCGAGAACGCATTCAAAACGCGCGTACTCCTCGAAACGAACCAGCTCTTGCAGCAAGCCCATAGCGCGAAGGAGTGTGCCCGCGTCGCCATGAACCAACTCGTCAAACTGCTAAAACTCGACGTGGTCTTCTACACCGCCGAGCACGGCACGCTCGGCAAGACCCTCTATGAGTCCGCTGGCACCGAAAACCGATCCGCGTCGCTGTTCACCGACTACGAGCGCGCCGTTGCAACCTGGACCTACACCAACAACAAGCGCGCGGGCGCAAGCACGCGGACCCTGCCTGAGGCGCGCTGTCTCTACCTCGCGGTTCGTACCGGCGACAAGGTATTCGGTGTCATCGGCATCGACCTGGAGGGGCGCGAAATCGAAGCCTTCGAGCATTCGATCGTCCTATCTATCGTAGGTGAATGCGCCTTGGCGCTCGAAAGCGACCGGGCGGCGCAAGAGCGCGAAGAGGCTGCGGTCTTGGCGAAAAACGAGCAGCTGCGCGCCAACCTTTTGCGCTCCATCGGCCACGATTTGAGGACACCCCTCACGGCTATATCCGGATCTGCGGCAATCCTTCGGAAGAGCGACGAGAAGCTCAGCCTCGAACAACGCTGCGATCTTGCCGATGCCATCTACGACGACTCCCTCTGGCTTATCGATACCGTGGAGAACCTCCTCGCCATCACACGCGTCGAGGACGGCACCATTCGCCTCAACTTAACATCCGAGCTCATCGACGAAGTCATCGAGGCCGCCCTCAGCCATGTCGCCCAAGCATCGCATGGACGTGCCGTCACCATCGAGCACACTGACGACATCCTGCTGGTACGCATCGACGTCCATCTCATCATGCAGGTGCTTACGAATCTCATCATGAACGCCTTCAAGTACACGCCCGAGGACTCGACTGTCACCATCAGCGCGCGTCGCGAGGGTGCGTTCGTCGTGGTGGACGTCGCAGACGATGGGCCGGGTGTGGCAGACTGCGACAAGTCTCATATCTTTGAGCGCTTCTTTACCTCAGGCAATACGCGGCCCGTGGATTCGCGTCGAAGCATCGGCCTTGGGCTGTCGCTCTGCCGCTCCATCGTGGAGGCGCATGGCGGCGTCATCGAAGTTCGCAACAACCACCCCCATGGGGCCGTCTTCCGTTTTACCCTGCCCGCTGAGGAGATCGAGATTCATGAATAA
- a CDS encoding response regulator transcription factor — translation MNNAAKPRILLVEDDLTVQSLVSTALDLHGYVVSKVCNGQAAIMDAVSHGPSLIMLDLGLPDIDGIEVITKIRSWSAVPIIVISARTEDSDKIAALDAGADDYLTKPFSVDELLARVRANLRRSSMASSESTEASTFDNGPLHIDYAAGYATKDGRELSLTPTEYKLLVLLAKNVDKVLTHTFITREIWGTSWDSDLASLRVFMRTLRKKIEADPSHPKMIQTHMGVGYRMQRL, via the coding sequence ATGAATAATGCCGCTAAGCCACGCATCCTCCTGGTCGAAGATGACCTGACCGTTCAAAGCCTCGTTTCGACCGCGCTTGACCTCCACGGCTATGTCGTGAGCAAGGTTTGCAACGGCCAGGCCGCCATCATGGATGCGGTGTCGCACGGCCCCAGCCTCATCATGCTCGACCTCGGCCTTCCCGACATTGACGGTATCGAGGTCATCACGAAGATCCGAAGCTGGTCGGCAGTCCCCATTATCGTCATTTCGGCGCGCACCGAAGATTCCGACAAGATTGCAGCACTTGACGCAGGGGCAGACGACTACCTCACCAAGCCCTTTTCTGTGGATGAGTTGCTTGCGCGCGTCCGCGCGAATTTGAGGCGCTCCTCGATGGCGTCGAGCGAGTCGACAGAAGCGAGCACGTTCGACAACGGTCCGCTGCATATCGACTACGCCGCGGGATACGCGACGAAAGACGGACGCGAGCTCTCGCTCACCCCAACCGAGTACAAATTGCTCGTCCTTCTGGCGAAAAACGTCGACAAGGTGCTCACCCACACCTTCATCACCCGCGAGATATGGGGCACGAGCTGGGACAGCGATCTGGCGAGCCTGCGCGTGTTCATGCGCACCCTGCGCAAGAAGATCGAGGCAGACCCCTCTCATCCCAAGATGATTCAGACGCACATGGGTGTCGGGTACCGCATGCAGCGTCTCTAG
- a CDS encoding FAD-dependent oxidoreductase, giving the protein MAIHIVEEANRCLGCKRAFCQIKGCPVQTPIPQVIDLFKQRRLEEAGELLFQNNPMSAVCSVVCNHSGQCEGACIQGRKGAPVHFSSIENYISTAYLDRKEWKPAPSCGKQIAVVGSGPAGITVAIKMAQLGCAVTVFEQRPEIGGVLEYGIPEFRLPRALVQKYRHVMCSLGVRVRPSTTIGGALHIDDLLRDGYDAVFVGTGTWRARKLGIPGESRGNVLFGIDYLVDPSSVAIGQNVAVIGAGNVAMDVARTALRSGARKVTVYARSRHISAIDDEVELTELDGAEIVCGKAICAIDDSGPVFETAIFDEDNNVVGYEEELDHASADTVVIAASQVPKDKLVLTTGGLETDHRGLLSVDECGMTTVPGVFAAGDVVNGPLTVVHAVAGAKLAVEGMTSYLGL; this is encoded by the coding sequence GTGGCTATCCACATTGTCGAAGAGGCGAATCGTTGCCTAGGTTGTAAAAGGGCGTTCTGTCAGATTAAGGGCTGCCCGGTTCAGACGCCTATTCCGCAGGTCATCGACCTGTTCAAACAGCGTCGTCTAGAAGAGGCGGGCGAGCTGCTGTTCCAGAACAATCCCATGAGCGCGGTCTGCTCCGTGGTGTGCAATCATTCGGGCCAGTGCGAGGGCGCTTGCATCCAGGGCCGCAAGGGCGCGCCGGTGCATTTCTCGAGCATCGAGAACTATATCTCCACGGCATATTTGGATCGTAAGGAGTGGAAGCCCGCACCGTCGTGCGGTAAACAGATTGCTGTGGTCGGTTCCGGTCCCGCTGGTATTACCGTGGCCATTAAGATGGCCCAGCTGGGCTGTGCCGTCACGGTATTTGAGCAGCGCCCCGAGATCGGCGGTGTGCTGGAGTACGGTATCCCCGAGTTCCGCCTGCCCCGTGCGCTCGTGCAAAAGTATCGCCACGTGATGTGCTCGCTCGGCGTGCGCGTGCGCCCCTCGACCACCATCGGTGGCGCGCTGCATATCGACGACCTGCTGCGCGACGGCTACGATGCGGTTTTTGTTGGCACCGGTACCTGGCGAGCTCGCAAACTGGGTATTCCCGGCGAGTCGCGCGGCAACGTGCTGTTTGGTATCGATTACCTGGTCGATCCTTCGAGCGTGGCGATCGGACAGAATGTGGCGGTCATCGGTGCCGGTAACGTGGCCATGGATGTGGCCCGCACGGCGCTGCGCTCGGGTGCTCGTAAGGTCACCGTGTATGCTCGATCGCGCCATATCTCGGCCATCGATGACGAGGTGGAGCTGACCGAGCTTGACGGTGCCGAGATTGTGTGCGGCAAGGCGATCTGTGCCATCGACGATAGCGGTCCGGTGTTCGAGACGGCTATCTTTGACGAGGACAACAATGTGGTGGGCTACGAGGAAGAGCTCGACCATGCGTCTGCCGACACAGTTGTGATTGCGGCTTCGCAGGTGCCCAAGGACAAGCTTGTGCTTACGACGGGCGGTCTGGAGACCGACCATCGCGGCCTTCTTTCGGTCGATGAATGCGGTATGACCACCGTGCCTGGCGTCTTTGCCGCCGGCGACGTGGTTAACGGCCCGCTCACCGTGGTTCATGCCGTGGCAGGCGCCAAGCTCGCCGTCGAAGGCATGACATCCTACCTGGGCCTCTAA
- a CDS encoding sugar phosphate isomerase/epimerase, translated as MGAITPGVRLHDLPQGTVEERIRMAGELGFSCIQLPSKVLYASMGIDRGGLTRELADHLRAVLDESGVSVAVLGCYKNLATPDRQQLMDNFAEYEACLNFAQMLGGCPVGTETGRPNAQNRVADDRTTDEALEAFMDGLAHVCDRAEAVGGQILIEPGWNETVNTPDRCREVLERVSSPSLGVIYDPVSLLHPSVVDEAQEITARMLYLCGSKIRVLHAKDFEVVDNEDEAGWCDGTGSRLVCHGVGETGLYDFEPVVAWAAAACPGIPCVVENSVPATAADCLVTLEHMSARCGASHREL; from the coding sequence GTGGGGGCTATTACTCCGGGCGTACGTTTGCACGACCTTCCGCAGGGGACCGTCGAGGAACGCATTCGCATGGCGGGAGAGCTGGGCTTTTCGTGCATTCAGCTGCCGAGCAAGGTGCTCTACGCATCGATGGGGATCGATCGAGGCGGCCTGACCCGCGAGCTTGCCGACCATTTGCGTGCCGTGCTCGATGAGTCGGGCGTTTCGGTCGCCGTGCTCGGCTGCTATAAGAATTTGGCGACGCCCGATCGCCAACAGCTCATGGATAACTTTGCCGAGTACGAGGCATGCCTGAACTTTGCCCAGATGCTCGGCGGCTGCCCGGTGGGTACCGAGACCGGTCGCCCCAATGCGCAGAACCGCGTTGCTGACGACCGCACGACTGATGAGGCGCTCGAGGCTTTTATGGACGGACTCGCACACGTCTGCGATCGGGCCGAGGCCGTGGGTGGGCAAATACTGATCGAGCCCGGTTGGAACGAGACGGTCAACACGCCAGATCGCTGCCGTGAGGTGCTGGAGCGCGTCTCGAGCCCGTCGCTCGGCGTGATCTATGACCCAGTGTCGCTGCTGCACCCCAGCGTCGTTGACGAAGCGCAGGAAATCACCGCGCGCATGCTCTATTTATGCGGCAGCAAGATCCGCGTGCTGCACGCCAAGGATTTTGAGGTCGTTGATAACGAGGACGAAGCCGGTTGGTGCGACGGTACGGGTTCACGTCTGGTGTGTCATGGCGTGGGCGAGACGGGCCTCTATGACTTTGAGCCCGTAGTGGCCTGGGCGGCTGCCGCCTGCCCTGGGATTCCCTGCGTGGTCGAGAACAGTGTGCCGGCGACGGCGGCTGACTGCCTGGTGACACTCGAGCACATGTCCGCTCGCTGCGGGGCTTCGCATCGCGAGTTATAG
- a CDS encoding glycoside hydrolase family 88 protein gives MGCNQILDRYIEQLIETSTPQAPAWNIEKIRAGKENTWNYIDGCMIKALIELYEITGEQRYLTFADDYIDFFVQDDGTIKHYNPQEYNLDNVNAGKTLYKLYDLVGKPKYRAAMDTIYRQLETQPRTKEGVFWHKAVYPNQIWLDGMYMAQPFYMQYELSFHNRRACSDSFHMFQVVHDLMRNPLNGLYYHAYDASRKQFWCDPVTGLSANFWLRAEGWFAMALIDTWELMPPSMSAEKDEIRKMFHDLIDAMLPYQDEKTGMWHQVINLPNIAPNYLEESGSAIFANAIMKGVRLGVLGERYYQYGRRAFDGICETCLSEYDGQLALDNICLVAGLGNTAHREGTFDYYMSEPVVKNDAKGVAPLVLAYIETMHHDKLAGKRDPLAPSGVCSIEDPFGGYTPGINAHKGCE, from the coding sequence ATGGGTTGCAATCAAATCCTGGACCGTTATATCGAGCAGTTGATCGAAACCTCTACGCCGCAGGCGCCGGCTTGGAACATCGAAAAGATTCGCGCCGGCAAGGAGAACACCTGGAACTATATCGACGGCTGCATGATCAAGGCGCTCATCGAGCTGTACGAGATCACGGGTGAGCAGCGCTACTTGACGTTCGCCGATGACTACATCGATTTCTTTGTCCAGGACGACGGTACCATCAAGCATTACAACCCGCAGGAGTACAACCTCGATAACGTCAATGCGGGCAAGACCCTCTACAAGCTGTATGACCTGGTGGGCAAGCCCAAATACCGCGCCGCCATGGACACCATTTACCGCCAGCTCGAGACCCAGCCGCGCACCAAAGAGGGCGTGTTTTGGCACAAGGCAGTCTATCCCAACCAGATCTGGCTCGACGGCATGTATATGGCGCAGCCGTTCTACATGCAGTACGAGCTGAGCTTCCACAACCGTCGTGCCTGCTCGGACAGCTTCCATATGTTCCAGGTCGTGCATGACCTGATGCGCAACCCCCTCAACGGTCTGTACTATCACGCTTACGACGCGAGCCGCAAACAGTTCTGGTGCGACCCGGTCACCGGTCTTTCGGCTAACTTCTGGCTGCGCGCCGAGGGCTGGTTTGCCATGGCGCTCATCGACACCTGGGAGCTTATGCCGCCTTCGATGTCAGCCGAGAAGGACGAGATCCGCAAGATGTTCCACGATTTGATCGACGCCATGCTGCCGTATCAGGACGAGAAGACCGGCATGTGGCACCAGGTCATCAACCTGCCCAATATCGCCCCCAACTACCTGGAGGAGTCGGGTAGCGCCATCTTTGCCAATGCCATCATGAAGGGTGTGCGTCTGGGCGTGCTGGGCGAGCGTTACTACCAGTACGGCCGTCGCGCCTTCGACGGCATCTGCGAGACCTGCCTGTCCGAGTATGACGGGCAGCTGGCGCTCGACAACATCTGCCTGGTTGCGGGCCTGGGCAACACCGCGCACCGCGAGGGCACGTTTGATTACTACATGAGCGAGCCCGTGGTCAAAAATGATGCAAAGGGTGTGGCGCCGCTGGTGCTTGCCTATATCGAGACCATGCATCACGACAAGCTGGCCGGTAAGCGCGATCCGCTCGCCCCCTCGGGCGTGTGCTCCATCGAGGACCCGTTTGGCGGATACACCCCGGGCATCAACGCTCATAAGGGATGTGAATAA
- a CDS encoding SGNH/GDSL hydrolase family protein produces METKSLSESTICCFGDSTTWGDNGCGGGGNDISWTSHLGTLLGGAVVENFGIKGSRIAIKADRTDSFVERLDGIDDAADIYIVFGGVNDFSRNVPLGELGSTDVHEFYGALDYLIRTITARSPRAKLVFMTPCKTSGKHEKDIPASDEANHLGLTQVVYVRAMLEVCDRYSVPVIDLYAQSGISPFLPEHRELYMPDGLHYSPAGYERLAHRIAAGLTAVCR; encoded by the coding sequence ATGGAAACGAAGAGTTTGAGTGAATCGACCATTTGCTGCTTTGGCGACTCAACGACCTGGGGCGACAACGGCTGCGGTGGGGGAGGCAACGACATCTCGTGGACCTCGCATCTGGGCACGCTGCTGGGAGGCGCGGTCGTCGAGAACTTTGGCATCAAGGGTTCGCGTATCGCCATCAAGGCCGACCGTACCGATTCGTTTGTCGAGCGCCTGGACGGTATCGACGATGCGGCCGATATCTACATTGTCTTTGGCGGCGTCAACGACTTTAGCCGCAACGTGCCGCTTGGCGAGTTGGGCAGTACCGATGTGCATGAGTTCTACGGTGCGCTCGATTACCTGATCCGAACCATCACGGCACGCTCGCCTCGGGCAAAGCTCGTGTTTATGACGCCGTGCAAGACGAGCGGTAAGCACGAGAAGGATATCCCGGCAAGCGATGAGGCGAACCATTTGGGCCTGACGCAGGTCGTCTACGTGCGAGCGATGCTCGAGGTCTGTGACCGCTACTCCGTTCCGGTGATTGACCTGTATGCGCAAAGCGGTATCAGCCCGTTTTTGCCGGAGCACCGCGAGCTCTATATGCCGGACGGTCTGCACTACAGCCCGGCTGGCTATGAGCGCCTGGCGCATCGCATCGCCGCGGGTCTCACCGCCGTTTGCCGCTAA
- a CDS encoding pectinesterase family protein, with protein MNESINELRVSRAASGAYPTISDALAATDQLYPDAEQAVTIHIDPGEYRERVEIHRPHVTLAGETADSVRIVGSLGAKMPSEDGSGVDGTLGTFRTYTVLVDADDVRLENLTIVNDAGDGREVGQAIALYADGDRLVVDACCITGRQDTLFLGPLPPREVKPGGFMGPKQFAPRRVGRQYFRRCRIEGDVDFIFGGARTYFEGCEIRSLNRDMDVNGYVTAASTPEGEPYGFVFHGCSFTAPDDVAPDSVYLGRPWREWAQTVLIDCWLGQHIKREGWWDWNKPAAHERARYVGASLHGPAGDAAGWAPWARELDATAAARYAREQVLAGADGWDPEGGDGDAVETASLSDSGRTVHIDIYYEDEPALRDRLKREGRSAAFKGTTPGDFEAWQIATRARLFDLMGLTLMDRMPIEVRELDRAQIAGGIVRTHAMLQVEHNVWMPFYLLEPQTPKLDAHGCKRCYICPHGHQGAGAASVAGVTGVPAVDDAVRKFNYDYGLRLARMGYVTVCPDARGWGYRRDWKGQGDDESSFLRGTCLNQARMAEPLGLTVAGLNAWDNMRLIDYLESRGDIAMDDLGCFGFSGGGYMTLYLAALDPRVRKAFVSGYLYGVDDSLLHLNGNCSCNYVPGLWRLLDMGDIASLIAPRPLLVQSCEGDHLNGARGLANVDEQLDIVRDAYELVGHADGLSHEVCPGEHHLGVAHLAEDIEWLDSHVAECARA; from the coding sequence ATGAACGAAAGTATCAATGAGCTGCGTGTTTCGAGGGCTGCGTCAGGAGCGTATCCAACGATTTCTGATGCCTTGGCGGCAACCGATCAACTCTATCCGGACGCCGAGCAGGCGGTGACGATCCATATTGATCCAGGTGAGTACCGCGAGCGGGTCGAGATCCATCGGCCGCATGTGACATTGGCGGGCGAGACGGCTGACAGCGTGCGCATCGTGGGCAGCCTGGGTGCCAAGATGCCCTCGGAGGACGGCTCGGGTGTCGACGGTACGCTCGGCACGTTTAGGACCTATACCGTTTTAGTCGATGCCGACGACGTGCGGCTCGAGAACCTCACGATTGTCAACGACGCCGGGGATGGTCGCGAGGTGGGACAGGCGATTGCCCTGTACGCCGACGGCGACCGTTTGGTGGTCGACGCCTGTTGTATTACGGGGCGCCAGGACACGCTGTTTTTGGGCCCGTTGCCCCCGCGCGAAGTTAAACCGGGCGGGTTTATGGGGCCCAAGCAGTTTGCGCCGCGCCGGGTGGGCCGTCAGTATTTCCGACGCTGTCGGATTGAGGGCGATGTCGACTTTATCTTTGGCGGCGCGCGTACCTATTTTGAGGGGTGCGAGATTCGCTCACTCAACCGCGATATGGACGTGAACGGTTACGTGACGGCGGCATCGACGCCCGAGGGAGAGCCGTACGGCTTCGTGTTCCACGGCTGTTCGTTTACAGCTCCGGATGACGTGGCACCGGATTCGGTCTACCTGGGCCGTCCTTGGCGCGAATGGGCGCAAACCGTGCTGATCGATTGCTGGCTGGGGCAACACATCAAGCGCGAAGGTTGGTGGGACTGGAATAAGCCGGCGGCGCACGAGAGGGCGCGCTACGTTGGCGCAAGTCTACATGGCCCGGCGGGTGATGCTGCCGGCTGGGCGCCGTGGGCGCGCGAGCTCGATGCGACGGCCGCTGCCCGGTACGCTCGCGAGCAGGTGCTTGCCGGTGCGGACGGCTGGGACCCCGAGGGCGGCGATGGTGATGCGGTGGAGACCGCCAGTCTTTCCGATAGCGGCCGCACAGTGCATATCGACATCTATTACGAAGACGAACCGGCGCTTCGCGACCGCCTGAAGCGTGAGGGCCGCTCTGCCGCATTTAAGGGCACGACGCCTGGTGACTTTGAGGCATGGCAGATTGCGACGAGGGCTCGGCTGTTTGACCTGATGGGCTTAACGCTTATGGATCGCATGCCGATTGAGGTACGCGAGCTCGATCGGGCACAGATTGCCGGCGGTATCGTGCGTACCCATGCGATGCTGCAGGTGGAGCACAACGTTTGGATGCCGTTCTATTTGCTCGAGCCGCAGACCCCTAAGCTCGATGCGCACGGCTGCAAGCGCTGCTATATCTGCCCGCATGGCCACCAAGGTGCCGGCGCCGCAAGTGTTGCGGGCGTGACGGGCGTGCCGGCGGTCGACGATGCCGTTCGTAAGTTCAACTACGACTACGGTCTGCGCCTGGCACGCATGGGCTATGTGACCGTCTGCCCCGACGCACGCGGCTGGGGATACCGTCGCGACTGGAAGGGCCAGGGCGATGACGAGAGCAGCTTCCTGCGCGGCACGTGCCTGAACCAGGCACGCATGGCCGAGCCGCTGGGCCTTACCGTTGCGGGCCTCAACGCCTGGGACAACATGCGTCTGATCGATTACCTGGAGTCACGCGGCGACATTGCCATGGACGACCTGGGCTGCTTTGGCTTTTCGGGCGGCGGATACATGACGCTGTATCTGGCGGCGCTCGACCCGCGCGTGCGCAAGGCGTTTGTCTCGGGCTATCTGTACGGTGTCGACGATTCGCTGCTGCACCTCAACGGCAACTGCAGCTGCAACTATGTGCCAGGGCTGTGGCGCCTGCTCGATATGGGTGACATCGCCTCGCTTATCGCTCCGCGCCCGCTGTTGGTGCAGAGCTGCGAGGGCGATCATCTTAACGGCGCCCGTGGGCTTGCGAACGTGGACGAGCAACTCGATATCGTCCGCGATGCCTATGAGCTCGTGGGGCATGCCGACGGCCTGTCGCACGAGGTTTGCCCGGGTGAACACCATCTGGGCGTGGCACATCTTGCCGAGGATATCGAATGGCTCGATTCGCACGTTGCGGAATGCGCCCGTGCATAG
- a CDS encoding alpha/beta hydrolase has translation MRYSRVRCATHHGEREYMLNKTIPVGVDGSSATITSYVFVPTEDAYALKPLPAVVIVPGGGYDHVSPREGEPVALRLLAMGYQAFVLNYSVAPAVYPLALQELARAVDTVRSHAAEFCVDPDRITVMGFSAGGHLVGLLGALWNQPWLAESIAASPESIRPDALCLGYPVVSSGSYAHRGSFEHLTGADDALAQKLSVENMVGEGFPRTFLWHTAEDKSVPVQNSLLLAQALADHGIGFSLHVFPHGKHGASLATVQTAFKGCAEHIQPQAQGWPEQFAAWERDGR, from the coding sequence ATGCGATACAGCCGTGTGCGCTGCGCTACGCATCATGGCGAAAGGGAATACATGCTCAATAAAACGATTCCTGTCGGGGTCGATGGCTCGTCTGCCACGATTACGTCTTATGTTTTTGTCCCGACCGAAGATGCTTATGCTTTAAAACCGCTGCCTGCAGTTGTGATCGTGCCAGGAGGCGGCTACGATCACGTTTCGCCTCGCGAGGGCGAGCCGGTGGCGCTCCGTTTGTTGGCGATGGGCTACCAGGCGTTTGTGCTGAACTACTCGGTTGCTCCGGCTGTCTATCCGCTGGCATTGCAAGAACTTGCGCGGGCGGTCGATACCGTCCGAAGCCATGCGGCGGAGTTCTGTGTTGATCCCGACCGGATTACGGTCATGGGTTTTTCGGCCGGCGGGCACCTGGTTGGCTTGCTTGGGGCGCTTTGGAACCAGCCTTGGCTTGCGGAGTCGATCGCGGCATCGCCTGAGTCGATTCGACCCGATGCACTTTGCCTGGGTTATCCGGTCGTGAGTTCGGGGTCCTATGCCCATCGTGGTTCGTTTGAACACCTAACGGGTGCCGACGACGCTTTGGCTCAAAAGTTGTCGGTCGAGAACATGGTGGGCGAGGGCTTTCCCCGTACGTTCTTGTGGCATACCGCCGAGGACAAATCGGTGCCGGTCCAAAACAGTCTTTTGCTTGCGCAGGCGCTTGCCGACCACGGGATTGGCTTTAGCCTGCATGTCTTTCCGCACGGAAAACACGGGGCGTCGCTCGCCACGGTCCAAACGGCTTTTAAGGGCTGCGCCGAGCATATTCAGCCGCAGGCTCAGGGCTGGCCTGAGCAGTTCGCCGCTTGGGAGCGTGATGGACGATGA